The proteins below are encoded in one region of Glandiceps talaboti chromosome 17, keGlaTala1.1, whole genome shotgun sequence:
- the LOC144448637 gene encoding histamine N-methyltransferase-like, whose translation MEESVSLSLHFKEYCASFQVLQRHGLASRNAASIDDMNKLFGNIKLDPGKTLKVLAIGTSSGMNDVMIIDALVGCCHDILYTVVEPDEIGVEAFKAMVQSKGDKWSRVTFDYHVQKIEEFLDDRRSRDSDVKDIYDIIHALHLLYFVLTPIYLDLYDMLGSPGIFLIRMTTGGWSNCLTTYHQQFKNPALPFWDGKMLEKDMARDLPGVKIDTTYRSSGPVDVAKCFNEDSEDGNQMLDFIFQCLNFRKSVPKEKQEFFLKYLKDQCSVSEDEILLPSQEMDFTIRK comes from the exons ATGGAGGAATCAGTGTCGttaagtttacatttcaaaGAGTATTGTGCAAGCTTCCAAGTCTTGCAACGACATGGTTTGGCATCGAGAAATGCCGCTAGCATAGATGATATGAACAAATTGTTTGGTAATATCAAATTGGATCCAGGGAAGACTCTGAAAGTGTTAGCAATTGGTACTAGTTCTG GAATGAATGATGTAATGATTATAGATGCTTTGGttggctgttgccatgacaTTCTGTACACTGTCGTTGAACCTGACGAAATTGGAGTTGAGGCCTTCAAAGCAATGGTCCAATCAAAAGGCGACAAGTGGAGTCGGGTCACTTTTGATTACCACGTCCAGAAAATTGAGGAGTTTCTCGATGACAGAAGATCTAGAGATAGTGACGTAAAGGATatatatgacatcatacatGCTCTCCACCTCTTGTACTTCGTTTTGACACCTATATACCTTGATCTGTACGATATGTTGGGCTCACCTGGTATTTTCTTAATCAGAATGACAACAG GAGGATGGAGCAATTGTCTGACAACCTATCACCAGCAATTTAAAAACCCAGCATTGCCGTTTTGGGATGGTAAAATGTTAGAGAAGGATATGGCACGTGACCTACCAGGTGTTAAAATCGACACGACATACAGGTCTTCAGGCCCTGTTGACGTCGCTAAATGTTTCAACGAAGATTCAGAAGACGGAAACCAAATGTTGgatttcatttttcaatgtttaaatttCCGAAAATCAGTACCAAAAGAAAAACAAGAGTTCTTTTTGAAATATCTAAAAGATCAATGCTCTGTTAGTGAAGATGAGATTTTACTTCCGTCTCAGGAAATGGATTTCACGATTAGAAAATAA